One Coffea eugenioides isolate CCC68of unplaced genomic scaffold, Ceug_1.0 ScVebR1_1920;HRSCAF=2856, whole genome shotgun sequence genomic window carries:
- the LOC113756041 gene encoding uncharacterized protein LOC113756041, with protein sequence MSISHLARELSNHAPLLISVSTRLDNKPRPFRFLNVWMRQDEFLPIIRESWDQSCPKSPMQILCHKLKRLRGAIQSWNKEVFGDIFQGVKKKEEEWWLAMVQMENDESEGARVVKQRRLQLVIHKVKNERGEWVESEEATGEEAVQFFEKMFTAQQTTSSPDLIQNIPKLLMGEDSVLLEQVPSKEEIRRVVFDMDGESALGSDGYTGKFFTAAWSIIGDDMARAVCSFFCRVELPRAVTVTSIVLIPKIAHTQNFSQFRPISLCNFVNKIFSRLLADRLAKV encoded by the exons ATGTCGATATCACACTTAGCCCGGGAGCTGTCTAATCATGCTCCTCTCCTCATCTCTGTCTCGACTAGATTGGATAATAAGCCACGACCATTTAGGTTTTTAAATGTTTGGATGAGGCAAGATGAGTTTCTGCCAATCATTAGAGAATCTTGGGACCAATCCTGTCCCAAGTCCCCTATGCAAATCCTTTGTCACAAGTTGAAAAGGCTTAGGGGAGCCATCCAGTCGTGGAATAAGGAGGTGTTCGGGGATATTTTTCAAGGagtcaagaagaaggaagaggaATGGTGGCTTGCTATGGTTCAAATGGAGAATGATGAGTCAGAGGGAGCTCGG GTGGTGAAACAACGGAGGCTACAATTGGTGATTCATAAGGTCAAGAATGAAAGAGGTGAATGGGTTGAGTCTGAGGAGGCTACAGGGGAAGAGGCTGTACAGTTTTTTGAGAAGATGTTTACGGCTCAACAAACAACTTCATCTCCTGATTTGATACAGAATATCCCCAAACTTTTGATGGGTGAGGACAGTGTTTTGCTGGAGCAAGTCCCTTCCAAGGAGGAAATTCGCCGTGTAGTGTTTGATATGGATGGGGAGAGTGCACTGGGGTCTGATGGCTACACAGGCAAATTTTTTACGGCTGCATGGTCAATTATTGGAGATGATATGGCTAGGGCAGTGTGCAGTTTCTTTTGTAGAGTTGAATTGCCAAGGGCAGTTACGGTGACTTCCATTGTGCTCATCCCTAAGATAGCACACACCCAGAATTTCTCACAGTTTAGGCCGATTAGCCTGTGCAATTTTGTAAACAAAATTTTTTCGCGATTATTGGCCGATCGATTGGCTAAAGTGTAA